A stretch of the Aegilops tauschii subsp. strangulata cultivar AL8/78 chromosome 4, Aet v6.0, whole genome shotgun sequence genome encodes the following:
- the LOC109760480 gene encoding protein FAR1-RELATED SEQUENCE 5-like, producing MYLPSTSYTGPSTTINSGAGTSTMGSSERMEDAFHQPANTHATNNAKSVSEMAIVPAIPTSTHVHTSTSNTQAGETAADTEVNDETDDETQGDEDGGQSEIMVPQPPYLGQRFDSFADAKEFYQTYAKFHGFAVNTEYHRKIKKTNKYSRDGAQWVVTEYFDEHNHELIKKFDLVKFLTAHRGFTPLEKKFIKLLLDCNVGPSRMVQILSLIHSKNGSLSSMPYLPADVTNLKAKYRRESKLADIEAMIAYFDEKAKEDKDFFYRIRLDDEDRVRNMYWVDGAARRAYKHFRDCISFDATYLTNMYKMPCAPFIVINNHNQSLQFGCGLVRNEDTDGYVWLFKTFLECMGGLAPMNIITYQDFSMRVGIKEVFPLAVHRHCRWHIIKKAEETLGPFFADRPDLHKAFELCMDHSLTVEEFERSWMAMIETYRVQDHETLASLWEKRMYWVPAYFMQCFFPFLQTTQHSEGFNAVLKRYVSPGNSLLQFAKQYTALQQKILGSKLQQEANTALKQPKLLTYLPMERQMSKIYTNTIFNKFQEEIKRASMYTAFQVDEHTFKVCSIMGMSDSEPEDPDKGRNYFVKASISEGEYYCQCCKFERDGIVCCHILKVMDLNAVTRMPRHFIRRRWTWDTDDALAPQTSNAVLAVHDERPESTMEAVRHVVLTKNYAELIDESCKSDETARVAEKHRKALKRELD from the exons ATGTACCTGCCATCAACGTCGTACACAG GACCTTCAACTACAATTAACAGCGGCGCAGGGACATCTACTATGGGGAGCTCTGAGCGCATGGAAGACGCGTTCCACCAGCCAGCCAACACTCATGCCACAAACAATGCCAAGTCAGTGTCGGAAATGGCAATCGTGCCAGCAATACCGACAAGCACACATGTGCACACCAGCACAAGCAACACTCAAGCAGGTGAAACAGCCGCCGATACTGAAGTGAATGATGAAACCGATGACGAAACACAAGGGGATGAAGATGGTGGGCAATCAGAAATCATGGTACCCCAGCCACCGTATCTTGGGCAGAGATTTGATTCATTTGCAGATGCAAAGGAATTCTACCAGACATATGCAAAGTTCCATGGGTTTGCGGTCAACACCGAATACCATAGGAAAATTAAAAAAACTAACAAGTACAGCAGAG ATGGAGCACAGTGGGTGGTCACTGAATATTTTGACGAGCACAACCACGAGCTAATAAAGAAGTTTGACCTGGTAAAATTTCTGACCGCCCACAGAGGATTCACCCCCCTCGAGAAGAAATTCATAAAGTTGCTACTTGATTGTAACGTCGGTCCATCAAGAATGGTGCAGATACTCTCCCTCATCCACAGCAAAAACGGGTCTCTGAGTAGCATGCCCTACCTACCAGCAGACGTCACAAACCTAAAGGCAAAGTACCGTAGAGAAAGCAAGTTGGCTGACATAGAAGCCATGATAGCCTACTTCGATGAGAAAGCGAAAGAAGATAAAGATTTCTTCTACAGGATAAGATTGGACGATGAGGACCGTGTCAGGAACATGTATTGGGTGGATGGTGCTGCAAGAAGAGCCTACAAACATTTCCGAGACTGCATTTCTTTCGACGCGACATATCTCACTAATATGTACAAGATGCCATGCGCTCCATTCATAGTAATAAATAACCACAATCAGTCATTGCAGTTCGGATGCGGGCTCGTTCGGAACGAAGACACGGATGGGTATGTTTGGCTGTTCAAGACCTTCTTGGAGTGCATGGGTGGACTTGCTCCGATGAACATAATAACATACCAGGATTTTAGCATGCGTGTAGGCATAAAGGAGGTCTTTCCGTTGGCAGTGCACAGGCACTGCAGGTGGCACATTATAAAGAAGGCTGAGGAGACACTAGGACCATTCTTTGCTGACCGTCCAGACCTGCACAAGGCATTCGAGCTGTGCATGGACCACAGCTTGACGGTGGAGGAGTTTGAAAGGAGCTGGATGGCTATGATTGAAACATATCGAGTCCAAGACCACGAGACGCTAGCTAGCTTGTGGGAGAAGCGAATGTACTGGGTGCCGGCCTACTTCATGCAGTGCTTCTTCCCGTTTCTGCAGACTACACAGCACAGTGAGGGGTTCAATGCTGTTTTGAAGCGGTACGTGAGCCCTGGCAACTCATTACTACAGTTTGCCAAGCAGTACACCGCTTTGCAACAAAAAATACTGGGATCCAAGCTACAGCAAGAAGCAAACACCGCGCTCAAGCAGCCAAAATTGCTAACGTATTTACCAATGGAGAGGCAGATGAGCAAGATATACACCAACACAATTTTTAACAA ATTCCAGGAAGAAATAAAGCGTGCCAGCATGTACACGGCTTTCCAGGTGGACGAACATACGTTCAAGGTGTGTTCTATCATGGGCATGTCGGATTCAGAACCTGAAGACCCAGACAAGGGAAGGAACTACTTTGTGAAGGCATCGATAAGCGAAGGTGAATACTACTGCCAATGCTGCAAATTCGAACGGGACGGGATTGTGTGCTGTCACATTCTAAAAGTAATGGACTTGAACGCGGTGACACGAATGCCCCGCCATTTCATAAGGCGGCGATGGACTTGGGACACTGACGACGCATTGGCGCCGCAAACATCAAACGCAGTTTTGGCCGTGCATGACGAGAGACCAGAGTCAACCATGGAAGCCGTGAGGCACGTTGTGTTGACAAAGAACTATGCTGAACTAATTGATGAATCGTGCAAGAGTGATGAGACAGCAAGGGTCGCAGAAAAACACAGGAAGGCCCTCAAAAGAGAGCTTGATTAG